One Mixta gaviniae genomic window carries:
- a CDS encoding DedA family protein, protein MDLIRFVVDFILHIDVHLAELVAQYGIWIYAILFLILFCETGLVVTPFLPGDSLLFVAGALAALPTNDLNVHMMVTLLVIAAVLGDAVNYMIGRLFGEKLFSNPNSRIFRRSYLDKTHAFYERHGGKTIILARFVPIVRTFAPFVAGMGHMSYRHFALFNVTGALLWVLLFSYAGYFFGALPMVQENLKLLIVAIIVVSVLPGVIEVWRHRRAARRQKQR, encoded by the coding sequence ATGGATCTAATCCGTTTTGTTGTCGATTTTATCCTGCATATCGATGTTCATCTCGCCGAGCTGGTGGCGCAGTATGGCATCTGGATCTACGCCATTCTGTTTCTGATCCTGTTTTGCGAAACGGGCCTGGTGGTGACGCCGTTTTTGCCGGGCGATTCGCTGCTGTTTGTCGCCGGCGCGCTGGCGGCGCTGCCGACGAACGATCTGAACGTGCATATGATGGTGACGCTGCTGGTGATTGCGGCAGTGCTGGGGGATGCCGTTAACTATATGATTGGCCGGCTGTTCGGCGAAAAGCTGTTCAGTAACCCCAATTCGCGCATTTTCCGTCGTAGCTATCTTGATAAAACCCACGCGTTTTACGAGCGCCACGGCGGAAAAACGATTATTCTGGCGCGCTTTGTGCCGATCGTTCGCACCTTCGCGCCGTTCGTCGCGGGGATGGGGCATATGTCTTATCGCCACTTCGCGCTGTTTAACGTCACCGGCGCGCTGCTGTGGGTGCTGCTGTTCTCCTACGCGGGTTACTTCTTCGGCGCGCTGCCGATGGTGCAGGAAAACCTGAAGCTGCTGATCGTGGCCATTATTGTGGTTTCCGTACTGCCAGGCGTGATTGAAGTATGGCGTCATCGCCGTGCGGCGCGGCGGCAAAAACAGCGCTAA
- the accD gene encoding acetyl-CoA carboxylase, carboxyltransferase subunit beta, whose product MSWIERILNKSTITPSRRANIPEGVWTKCDSCGQVLYRAELERNLEVCPKCDHHMRMHARERLHSLLDQGTLVELGSELEPKDVLKFRDSKKYKDRLAAAQKETEEKDALIVMKGTLHSMPVVAAAFEFAFMGGSMGSVVGARFVRAVEQALEDNCPLICFSASGGARMQEALMSLMQMAKTSAALAKMRERGLPYISVLTDPTMGGVSASFAMLGDLNVAEPKALIGFAGPRVIEQTVREKLPPGFQRSEFLIEKGAIDMIIRRPEMRFKLASLLAKMQNLPAPLQDSEDRPEQPEAESHEA is encoded by the coding sequence ATGAGCTGGATTGAACGAATTCTCAATAAAAGCACAATTACCCCGTCGCGCAGAGCAAACATTCCTGAAGGGGTGTGGACAAAATGCGACAGCTGTGGGCAGGTTCTTTACCGTGCCGAGCTGGAACGCAACCTGGAAGTGTGTCCCAAATGCGACCATCACATGCGTATGCATGCGCGTGAGCGCCTGCACAGCCTGTTAGATCAGGGCACGCTGGTGGAGCTGGGCAGCGAACTGGAGCCGAAAGATGTGCTTAAGTTCCGCGACTCCAAAAAGTATAAAGATCGTCTCGCCGCCGCGCAGAAAGAGACCGAAGAGAAAGACGCGCTGATCGTGATGAAGGGCACGCTGCACAGCATGCCGGTCGTCGCCGCCGCGTTTGAGTTCGCCTTTATGGGCGGCTCGATGGGCTCGGTCGTGGGCGCGCGTTTCGTTCGTGCCGTCGAGCAGGCGCTGGAAGACAACTGCCCGCTGATCTGCTTCTCCGCCAGCGGCGGCGCCCGTATGCAGGAAGCGCTGATGTCGCTGATGCAGATGGCGAAAACCAGCGCCGCGCTGGCAAAAATGCGCGAGCGTGGCCTGCCATATATCTCCGTGCTGACCGACCCGACTATGGGCGGCGTCTCCGCCAGTTTCGCCATGCTGGGCGATCTGAACGTGGCGGAACCGAAAGCGCTGATCGGCTTTGCCGGCCCGCGCGTTATCGAGCAGACGGTGCGCGAAAAACTGCCGCCGGGCTTCCAGCGCAGCGAATTCCTGATTGAAAAAGGCGCGATCGATATGATTATCCGCCGTCCGGAAATGCGCTTTAAACTGGCGAGCCTGCTGGCGAAGATGCAGAATCTGCCTGCGCCGCTGCAGGACAGCGAAGACCGTCCTGAGCAGCCGGAAGCGGAGAGCCACGAGGCCTGA